In Debaryomyces hansenii CBS767 chromosome A complete sequence, a genomic segment contains:
- a CDS encoding DEHA2D19360p (no similarity), translating to MMGDLKTLPSWTVYFNNIQGSELSTMTNNQKIGSLCVVTRLASIGDRFSRLCSMGLGYSSN from the coding sequence ATGATGGGAGACTTAAAAACATTGCCAAGTTGGACAGTCtacttcaataatattcaagGCAGTGAATTAAGTACGATGACAAACAATCAGAAAATTGGTTCATTATGTGTTGTAACCCGTCTTGCATCAATTGGTGATAGATTTTCAAGACTTTGTTCGATGGGTTTGGGTTATTCTAGCAATTAA
- a CDS encoding DEHA2D19338p (similar to uniprot|Q871C4 Neurospora crassa B8G12 Related to hexose transporter protein) gives MTGTNCDKKYKSEISISHIDPAMDENHELTLEDVTPKLTKWWFQYPHLLKLNIYLGCAVFGMITVGYDGSMMSNLQTLPSWEGYFNHPSGGILGTLSNGTTIGSLCVTPFIVLVGDRIGRRHMLMIGIILTIIGAAIQAGAVNFGMFLASRIIIGLGSGATGIASAPILAECAFPSQRPAMTSMLQASFPTGAFLAALFTWGPYMSDMKYNNWSWRLPSLLQAVFPIIQLILTFLCPESPRWLIAHGKEDQAYEVLTKYHAGGDRDSRLVKFEMAEIKAAIAKESIGKKFSWGVWFSSKAYLHRLFLTFAMATILQMCGSSLLSYYFSIVLEAIGYTEPVQKLKINIGLTVYGGVWGIVFATYAGRMKRRLLIISGLLLMCATFIVWIVLASINERTNFENKSLGRGIVAIIYLFYGFYHAISPIGFTYMTEVVPYTMRSKASLIYSLTSQGWVLYNNYVNNIAMDAISWKYYIVFCVWVFIQACVVYFFFPETQGLGLEEVAQIFGEDITDIKMAGDNAVLNNEVNTVYEDSPRMSLTEKKNSSV, from the coding sequence ATGACAGGCACTAATTGtgataaaaaatataagaGCGAAATACTGATTTCACATATAGATCCTGCAATGGATGAGAACCACGAGCTTACGTTGGAAGATGTCACTCCAAAACTAACAAAATGGTGGTTTCAATATCCTCACCTATTGAAGTTAAACATTTACTTAGGTTGTGCTGTGTTTGGTATGATTACCGTAGGTTATGATGGAAGTATGATGAGTAACTTACAAACTTTACCAAGTTGGGAAGGTTATTTTAACCACCCTTCAGGTGGTATATTAGGTACCTTAAGTAATGGTACTACTATTGGTAGTTTATGTGTTACGCCTTTTATTGTTCTTGTTGGTGATCGTATAGGAAGAAGACATATGCTTATGattggaattattttgaCAATTATTGGGGCAGCAATACAAGCTGGCGCTGTAAATTTTGGAATGTTTCTTGCGTCTCGTATTATAATAGGTCTTGGTTCTGGTGCAACTGGAATTGCGTCTGCCCCTATATTAGCGGAATGTGCTTTCCCATCCCAAAGACCAGCGATGACAAGTATGCTTCAAGCAAGTTTTCCAACAGGGGCATTTTTAGCAGCTCTATTTACTTGGGGTCCATACATGTCAGACatgaaatataataactGGTCGTGGAGGCTACCTTCATTATTGCAAGCAGTATTCCcgataattcaattgattttgaccTTTCTTTGTCCAGAGTCACCAAGATGGCTTATAGCACATGGTAAAGAAGACCAAGCATACGAAGTCTTGACTAAGTATCATGCTGGCGGTGATAGAGATAGTAGATTGGTGAAGTTCGAAATGGCAGAAATAAAAGCGGCAATTGCTAAAGAACTGATTGGTAAGAAGTTTTCGTGGGGTGTATGGTTCTCATCTAAAGCATACTTACATAGGTTATTTCTTACCTTTGCAATGGCAACAATATTACAAATGTGTGGTTCCTCACTTCTTTCTTACTACTTTTCGATTGTTCTTGAAGCCATTGGGTATACTGAGCCTGtccaaaaattgaaaattaacATTGGTTTGACTGTTTACGGTGGGGTTTGGGGAATTGTTTTTGCCACATATGCTGGAAGGATGAAACGTAGACTTTTGATAATAAGCGGCCTTTTGTTAATGTGTGCCACGTTTATTGTTTGGATCGTATTGGCTTCTATAAATGAGAGAACAAATTTCGAGAATAAATCGTTAGGGAGAGGTATTGTCGCCATaatctatttattttatgGATTTTACCATGCGATATCTCCAATTGGTTTTACATACATGACGGAAGTTGTACCTTATACCATGAGAAGTAAGGCCTCATTGATATACAGTTTGACGAGTCAGGGATGGGTTTTATATAACAATTATGTCAACAACATTGCAATGGATGCTATTTCATGGAagtattatattgttttttGTGTGTGGGTATTTATTCAAGCTTGCGTagtttatttcttctttccaGAAACACAAGGATTGGGATTAGAAGAAGTGGCACAGATTTTTGGTGAAGATATTACTGATATAAAGATGGCAGGTGATAATGctgttttaaataatgaagtgAACACCGTGTATGAAGATTCTCCACGAATGTCACTCActgaaaagaagaatagCTCTGTTTAG
- a CDS encoding DEHA2D19316p (no similarity) — MEYCINAIGLRAQAVYVSNACIILNVIGKARRHNMSLRSPESDPDRALLNTDQYRIMMQVRTHYCALECRWPAVRATFPA, encoded by the coding sequence ATGGAGTACTGCATCAATGCGATTGGTTTACGCGCCCAAGCAGTTTATGTGTCAAACGCCTGCATTATATTGAATGTTATAGGAAAGGCGAGGCGGCACAACATGTCTCTTAGATCGCCCGAGCTGGACCCAGACCGGGCGTTGTTGAATACCGACCAGTACAGGATCATGATGCAAGTACGCACTCATTACTGCGCATTGGAATGTCGTTGGCCCGCGGTGAGGGCAACCTTTCCCGCCTAA